A stretch of the Flavobacterium sp. 5 genome encodes the following:
- a CDS encoding glycoside hydrolase family 130 protein produces the protein MKVSVTRKSIKFLPDSSRVVARYFMNGELRTKELISRILVMSDLEVKNVLEQINREFARRHRNLSAIFHRHYECVLPIIAEMKINEDELSEERKWLIGSYLTMEYSIESAAFFNPSIIEDFDQSGLEKGEKRIIISFRATGEGHVSSIVFRRGIIDKDNNLRIMRSGDSIEKAEVLHKMMFNKKRILSKLAEMHTMDIYSTLLNDLPDEFEYSVFKGLLTAELESPNISKEKQEAFEEVLWLMNSFYDIQFKHDSDISERVIFPISDTESRGIEDARFVRFVDDDGSETVMGTYTAYNGHSILSKVITTEDFYTFRVMPMHGEESQSKGMALFPKKINGKYVMLGRIDGVNNYLMYSLRLNQWKNPQIIQRPVYPWEFTQIGNCGSPLWTEKGWLVITHGVGAMRRYCIGASLLDLDDPSIEIGRLPEPLLTPLEDEREGYVPNVVYSCGSIIHNNNLILPYAVSDYSSTYAVVDMEELLEALLESKK, from the coding sequence ATGAAAGTATCTGTTACACGAAAAAGCATAAAATTTTTGCCCGATTCTAGTAGAGTTGTTGCTCGATATTTTATGAATGGAGAGCTACGAACTAAAGAATTGATTAGTCGCATATTGGTGATGAGTGATTTGGAGGTGAAGAATGTTTTGGAGCAAATAAACAGGGAATTTGCCAGGAGGCATAGAAATTTGTCAGCCATATTTCATAGACATTATGAATGTGTCCTGCCTATAATTGCAGAAATGAAAATCAATGAAGATGAGTTGTCAGAGGAAAGAAAATGGCTTATAGGTTCTTATTTAACTATGGAATATTCCATAGAATCGGCAGCTTTTTTTAACCCTTCTATTATAGAAGATTTCGATCAATCGGGTTTAGAAAAAGGTGAAAAACGAATTATTATCTCGTTTCGGGCAACGGGTGAGGGGCATGTTTCATCAATAGTATTCAGAAGAGGTATTATTGATAAAGATAATAATCTCAGGATTATGCGAAGTGGAGATAGCATTGAAAAAGCGGAAGTTTTGCATAAAATGATGTTTAATAAAAAAAGAATTTTGTCCAAATTAGCAGAGATGCATACAATGGATATTTATTCTACTTTACTGAATGATTTGCCAGATGAATTTGAATATTCAGTATTTAAAGGTTTGCTGACTGCAGAGTTAGAAAGCCCGAATATTAGCAAAGAGAAACAAGAAGCTTTTGAAGAAGTGCTTTGGTTGATGAATTCTTTTTATGATATACAATTCAAACATGATTCTGATATTTCTGAGCGTGTTATATTTCCAATATCCGATACAGAGAGCCGTGGAATTGAAGATGCTCGTTTTGTTCGATTTGTTGACGATGATGGTTCAGAGACTGTTATGGGGACTTATACTGCATATAACGGACACTCGATTCTTTCGAAAGTGATCACCACCGAGGATTTTTATACCTTTCGTGTAATGCCTATGCACGGAGAGGAGTCGCAAAGTAAAGGAATGGCTTTGTTTCCAAAAAAAATAAATGGAAAGTATGTCATGTTGGGCAGAATTGATGGTGTTAATAATTATCTGATGTATTCATTACGATTGAACCAGTGGAAAAACCCACAAATTATACAGAGACCTGTGTATCCGTGGGAATTTACCCAAATTGGAAATTGCGGGTCTCCTTTATGGACAGAAAAAGGCTGGCTTGTTATCACGCATGGTGTTGGAGCGATGAGGAGATATTGTATAGGCGCATCTTTATTGGACTTGGATGATCCTTCCATAGAAATTGGGAGACTTCCAGAACCTTTATTGACACCGTTGGAAGATGAGAGAGAAGGCTATGTTCCTAATGTTGTATATTCTTGTGGTTCTATAATTCATAATAATAACCTCATTTTGCCATATGCGGTATCCGATTATTCTTCGACTTATGCTGTAGTTGATATGGAAGAATTACTCGAAGCGTTACTGGAGAGTAAAAAATAA
- a CDS encoding OsmC family protein, giving the protein MENLLENDITGTIGTQKYLCTISWRNGKLLMDEPESVGGNDLGPDPFSTLLASLAGCTLSTLRMYIDRKGWDIPEINISLNISQENDPELTTTISRSISFPATIDEDTKNRLLIIAEKCPISKILKNKILINTTI; this is encoded by the coding sequence ATGGAAAATCTTTTAGAGAATGATATTACAGGAACAATAGGTACACAAAAGTACTTGTGTACCATTTCATGGCGCAATGGAAAATTGCTAATGGATGAACCTGAAAGCGTGGGTGGAAATGATTTGGGTCCAGATCCTTTTTCGACACTTTTGGCTTCATTGGCAGGTTGTACTTTATCTACATTGCGAATGTATATTGACAGGAAAGGCTGGGATATTCCAGAGATTAATATTTCTTTAAATATATCTCAAGAAAATGATCCAGAATTGACAACAACTATTAGTCGTTCTATTAGTTTTCCAGCAACCATAGATGAAGACACCAAAAACAGATTGCTAATTATTGCCGAAAAATGTCCGATTTCTAAAATATTAAAAAACAAAATACTAATCAATACCACTATTTAA
- a CDS encoding GNAT family N-acetyltransferase — protein sequence MNEEVQLDVNDKNGFFHIDVNGKTEAKMTFVFAGPNKIIIDHTEVNEGNNGKGFGKKMVAKAVEFAREKDIKIIPLCPFAKKVFDKTPEFRDVL from the coding sequence ATGAACGAAGAAGTACAATTAGACGTAAACGATAAAAACGGTTTTTTCCATATAGATGTTAATGGTAAAACAGAAGCAAAAATGACTTTTGTCTTTGCTGGTCCAAATAAAATCATCATAGATCATACAGAAGTAAACGAAGGCAATAACGGAAAAGGGTTCGGTAAAAAAATGGTAGCCAAAGCAGTAGAATTTGCTCGCGAAAAAGACATAAAAATAATTCCCCTTTGTCCTTTTGCTAAAAAAGTATTCGATAAAACTCCAGAATTCAGAGACGTTTTATAA
- a CDS encoding sugar O-acetyltransferase: MTEKEKMLLGEIYFANDKQLAEERTRAKKLLHKLNVTEYLMNGRSRAILRELMPNSHKRLYIEPPFHCDYGYNIHSGENVYFNVNCVVLDTMKVTIGNNVFFAPGVHIYTATHPLNALERRTVESSKPVSIGDDCWIGGNSVICPGVTIGAGCVIGAGSVVTKDIPENSLAVGNPAKVIRKLNLE; this comes from the coding sequence ATGACCGAAAAAGAAAAAATGCTTTTGGGCGAAATCTACTTTGCTAATGATAAACAGCTTGCAGAAGAACGTACCAGAGCTAAAAAATTACTACATAAATTGAATGTTACCGAATATTTGATGAATGGAAGATCGCGAGCAATTCTTCGGGAGTTAATGCCTAATTCTCATAAACGCTTGTACATAGAGCCTCCGTTTCATTGTGATTATGGGTATAATATCCACTCGGGCGAGAATGTTTACTTTAATGTCAATTGTGTCGTTTTAGATACGATGAAAGTGACTATTGGGAATAATGTTTTCTTTGCGCCCGGAGTTCATATCTACACTGCAACTCATCCATTAAATGCTCTTGAAAGAAGAACAGTCGAGAGTTCGAAGCCTGTTTCTATTGGAGATGATTGCTGGATTGGTGGTAACTCTGTAATTTGTCCAGGAGTTACTATTGGTGCAGGTTGTGTAATAGGAGCAGGTTCGGTAGTGACCAAAGATATCCCAGAAAATTCTTTAGCCGTTGGAAATCCTGCCAAAGTTATTCGGAAATTAAATTTAGAATAG
- a CDS encoding (4Fe-4S)-binding protein, with translation MDSKDIKKEYTNGEVTIVWQSGKCIHSAMCVKNNPDVFHPKEKPWILPENSTSEKIIDTVNKCPSGALSFYLNK, from the coding sequence ATGGATTCAAAAGATATCAAAAAAGAATACACCAATGGCGAAGTGACTATTGTATGGCAATCTGGAAAATGCATTCATTCTGCTATGTGTGTTAAAAATAATCCAGATGTTTTTCATCCAAAAGAGAAACCTTGGATTTTACCAGAAAACTCAACTTCAGAAAAAATTATAGATACTGTCAACAAATGTCCGTCAGGAGCATTGAGTTTTTACCTTAACAAATAG